In Perca fluviatilis chromosome 11, GENO_Pfluv_1.0, whole genome shotgun sequence, the following proteins share a genomic window:
- the fam131a gene encoding protein FAM131A, with translation MIPKSGKSPADSRKSVGIHEFAALARSSLNGISQAVKDHVTKPTSLAQGRVAHLIEWKGWPKPASPQPAAHFSSYCHLTEGEKEARFAAGVAEQFAIAEAKLRAWASIDDDDDEEDSNDEDSHTNGRTQTASSQNADVATSNPISGVPCQQVDGGEAPPSDSSSSGGSLLCGRPASYNDPHSSQTNSPTLASDCTSPFLEEEEEGHRLGGRVEQPALLQEQSSEVCILNKPEWRPQARSSRFDSCYSTSHSESPGEEDEEDEEEEGSVFHEFRAWHSSRRSFFSDRASSGVASFDEEERDEVEEKKSI, from the exons ATGATTCCGAAGTCAGGAAAATCTCCGGCAGACTCGAGGAAAAGTGTCGGCATCCATGAGTTTGCAGCACTTGCCAGGTCCTCCTTAAATG GTATCTCTCAGGCTGTGAAGGACCATGTAACGAAGCCCACCTCCCTGGCTCAGGGCCGGGTCGCCCACCTCATTGAGTGGAAAGGTTGGCCCAAACCTGCGAGCCCACAGCCAGCCGCCCACTTTAGCTCCTACTGCCACCTGactgaaggagagaaagaggcccGGTTTGCTGCAG GAGTGGCTGAGCAGTTTGCCATCGCTGAGGCTAAGCTGCGTGCCTGGGCTTCTATAGATGATGATGACGACGAGGAAGACTCAAACGATGAAGACTCCCACACCAACGGACGGACTCAAACCGCCTCCAGCCAGAACGCAG ACGTAGCCACCTCCAATCCTATCAGCGGAGTGCCATGCCAGCAGGTTGATGGCGGCGAGGCACCGCCCTCCGACAGTAGCAGCAGCGGGGGCAGCCTGCTCTGTGGTAGGCCTGCGTCTTACAATGACCCACATTCATCCCAGACCAATTCACCTACTTTAGCCAGCGACTGCACGAGTCCCTtcctggaggaggaagaggagggacatAGGCTGGGTGGTCGCGTGGAGCAGCCGGCCCTTTTGCAGGAGCAGAGCAGCGAGGTCTGCATCCTCAACAAGCCTGAGTGGAGGCCTCAGGCCAGGAGCAGCAGGTTCGACTCCTGCTACTCCACCTCTCACTCGGAGTCTCCTggagaggaggacgaggaggacgaggaggaggaaggcagCGTGTTTCATGAGTTTCGAGCGTGGCATTCCAGCCGGAGAAGCTTCTTCTCTGACCGCGCTTCCTCTGGAGTGGCGTCCTTCGATGAAGAGGAGAGGGATGAAgtagaggagaagaagagtaTTTGA